A DNA window from Hydra vulgaris chromosome 13, alternate assembly HydraT2T_AEP contains the following coding sequences:
- the LOC136089595 gene encoding uncharacterized protein LOC136089595 produces the protein MTTSEVLNFTEMPIVDNGIERFEFHEYEPNNGTNLNAGQITINIEQQFLFTLPSEGFLSFEGQTVKADGTAYANADAVALTNNGIMHLFSEISYKLSNQNIETIFNPGQATTMLGMLKYPNNFQLAQGLNQLWYKDSSTTAVLADNSGFALRQVYIIQKPTKKETFSFCVPLRHIFGFCYDYYKVIYGLKHTINLVRQSDDDAIFKLASVAAVKVNLNKISLFMPHVLPSDEERFKLYKQIKSKVTLPVSFCQRQCDSISVPEDTSFSWRLSLKLSPDNPRHIIVGFQTNKRLDQNANASIFDHNDLKNMYIMLNQERYPAVDYNLSFPNQQISRVYRDAAVFIEKFYGMNELITQSNINLSDYKDLYPLFAFNISNQSERLKSTTTDVKIKATFNTAVPAGTMAYAVVISDRMIEFQSDGNKMNIFY, from the coding sequence atgacaacttccgaagtattaaattttacagaaaTGCCAATTGTAgataatggaattgaaagatttGAATTCCATGAATATGAACCAAATAATGGTACAAATCTAAATGCTGGACAAATAACAATCAACATTGAGCAACAATTTTTGTTCACACTCCCATCTGAGGGTTTTCTCTCATTTGAAGGACAAACTGTTAAGGCTGATGGAACAGCTTATGCTAATGCAGATGCAGTGGCGCTTACAAATAATGGTATTATGCATTTATTCAGTGAAATATCATACAAATTATCAAACCAAAATatagaaactatttttaatcCAGGTCAAGCAACTACAATGTTAGGAATGCTTAAATACCCAAACAACTTTCAATTAGCGCAAGGATTAAACCAATTGTGGTATAAAGATAGTTCAACAACAGCAGTACTTGCTGATAACTCCGGATTTGCATTAAGGCAAGTATACATAATTCAGAAGccaactaaaaaagaaacattttcatTTTGCGTACCTTTAAGACACATTTTTGGATTCTGTTATGATTACTACAAAGTTATTTATGGGCTTAAACATACAATAAATCTTGTAAGACAAAGTGATGATGACGCAATTTTTAAGCTTGCTAGTGTAGCTGCAGTAAAAGttaatcttaataaaatatcattgtTTATGCCACATGTGTTACCATCAGATGAAGAAAGGTTTAAACTTTACAAGCAAATCAAATCAAAAGTGACACTTCCAGTAAGTTTTTGTCAGCGTCAGTGTGATAGTATATCTGTTCCAGAAGATACTTCATTTTCTTGGAGATTGAGCCTAAAGTTATCTCCTGATAACCCAAGACACATTATTGTTggatttcaaacaaataaaaggCTAGACCAAAATGCAAATgcttcaatatttgatcataACGACTTGAAAAATATGTACATTATGCTTAATCAAGAAAGATATCCTGCTGTTGATTATAATTTGTCATTCCCAAATCAGCAAATTTCAAGAGTTTATAGAGATGCAGCtgtgtttattgaaaaattttatggaaTGAATGAATTGATAACACAAAGCAATATAAATCTTTCTGACTATAAAGATTTATACCCACTCTTTGCTTTTAATATTAGCAATCAATCAGAAAGATTAAAATCAACAACAACAGatgtaaaaattaaagcaacatTTAATACAGCTGTTCCAGCAGGTACTATGGCATATGCTGTTGTAATATCTGATAGAATGATAGAATTTCAATCAGACggaaataaaatgaatattttttattaa